From the genome of Grus americana isolate bGruAme1 chromosome 16, bGruAme1.mat, whole genome shotgun sequence:
CTCCCCTGGAGACTTTCTATCAACTTCAGTAGATTTTGAAATCCTTCAGGCATTCTGTATCCTACAACCTCCCCAAAAGTCTCCATTTGAAGTGAGTTCTGAAGTATCTCTTCATCCTGATTGAATGGTGAAGTGTTTTCTTGCTTCCCCCATTCCTGCTTTTAGGGTGTTTCTAACACCAGTGTCACTTACAACTGCAACTTATTGCATTTGCTCTTTATTTACAGGTGTCTCTGCCCAGCTAGTTAGCTTCAGCATAATTTTTTCCTGCCTATGAACCCATGAAAAACTCTGGTGTCTCTTGTTTCTCATGCATGTACCCTCTAGCTTGTATCACATTTTGTCACTGGTCGGTTCTAGAAAAACATCAAACTCCCCTGCTAGAGAACTTGTGGTCTGCAAAGAACTGTCAGTGCATTGTGGAACTGCACCTGATGTGTCTGTATTGTAAGTATACCCGGAACATTCAAAGTGAGGGTCTCTTACACTCATCCTTTGGAGGGCTGACCCTATAAAGCTGTGATCCCTTCAGcgtcaataaaaatatttttccagccaCTGTAGTCTCCCAAGTGGGTAAATTGCGATGCTTTCCCTCAAAGCAGACTGATACTGTCTcctttttcacatttctgttaTTCAGTTCAGTGTAGGATCTTTCCTGGCCCAGCAGTTGATGCAGCTAGTACTGCTCCCTTTGGCTCCAGCCATGGAGAGGAGGTTGTATTGCTTGTTGGCAGGATAGACAAGTATGATTTAACTTCACATGTCATTCCTAATGCCGGGCTCTCTTGGTGTTTAGCgtcagggctgtgctggcatGAAAACTACTGTGGGAGGGACCGAGTTGGGAGAAGATGCTGAAACTGAGTGTAACCTCCATGGGATGCCCTGGTCATTTCTGGGAGTCCCCTTTGGGAGCTTGCCCTCCCCTTGGTGCTTTGCAGTACATGGTCTCCCTCCCGCAGCTTTCAGCTGCGTGAAGGTGTATGCCAGGCTTCAAGGTTGGGATGACTGACTGCCCTGCTTCTGCCTTATTCATGGCTTGTTAGCATCCCAAACTGGGAATAACTGCTTGGCTGCCAGCTTATTTTGCACTTTACAAGACTAGTACTTAGGCTACCTGTCAAGTGATGTTGATGCTACTCACAATTATGTGAGTACACTTGGAATTACAGTACGTAATTGCATGCTATGGTTTGAGCTGAAGGAAGTTACGCCCTTCCTGCTCGTGGGTTAAATTGTGACAAGTCTTAAGTAACAGCTACAGCCTTGCTGGATTTCAGAAAGCTCTTGAGAGGTGATTTGGGGCTTACCTACCCAACAAGCTTCCTGTGCAAAGCAGGTCTGTGTTAACATATTTGTCAGCCACATAAACTGAAGCCTTGCTTGTGTAGCTCGAACTCTGGTTTAAGCTATTCCATCAGTGTATGGTGGTTGTAGGTACTCCTGGGGTCACTCTTTCAGGGAAACACCCAGCTAAATGAAGTCTATTTAACCCAGGAAAACTTGGATTCCTGGTCTGGATGTCTCCTTTTAATAGTTGTCCCATGATTCTGTCAGTGATTACCTAGGCACAGAGCTATATCAGTATCTGAATGCTGCTTAAATGAAGCTGGTTTCTTGCAAGATTTTGTTTTGATCATGCATATAATTATAGCCAAATTGTAAATAGGTACAGTTAgattaaatgtaattatttagcatttctttttagctTGGGCTAcactgagaagaggaagaaaatatttcttcctgatGTTCTGTTGAAATGGGAAGAGTAGCTCCAGGACAGCTGGTATGTTGGAATTAAGAGAGTCTGACTGAACTTCAAAATCAGATGCTTGAGATCATTATTACATGGAGACAttgattaatggaaataaaaaatgtcttcaataTTTGGCAAATTAAATACatcagttttcaaaagaaaattacgTTTTAGTAAGTACCAGGATAAAGGATTAAAATGTCTTGTACTGGATGTTTTTGAGTCTAGAGATGCACCAGAAAACTTACAAGAAAAAACGTTGATAAGTATGAAAATGAATCCTCAGTGGTGAAGGATTGCAATTGTTCTGTGAAAAACATAGGAGGCCCAACATCCCATGAATGTACTGGGACTTGACAAGCAGTCCTGCAGAAGAGAGACCCAACGATCAAATATTTATCCTCTCAACTGTGAAGTTTCCCACAATTgagaaatggtattttaaagtctttgaGCAACGATTGTATATGCATTAATATAATTTCTTGTTGAGTTTCTTGTAACACTTGGAAAGTGTTTGCTAATTGGCTGGGTAGTTAGGCTTATGACAATAAAAGCTTTcaataaaggaattaaaatactGGCAAATGGCCTTGAATGCCTGTTGTAACATGCCTGAGCAAAACCCTTGGTTCGCTTAATATATTTGGTGTGTTAGTGGTTAAGAGTTCTGGTGTCCGGGTGCTGGTTCTGGGAGCATAAGAAGATGGGATCCCAGACTAGGTATAGCTTGGCTCAGCTTTGGCAAAACAATGAGGTTTGAATATTTTGGCTGGTTTTTGCAGCTGTCTTTGGATCTCGGTTTCTATGTCTCCCTGCATCCATATTATGCATGCTTTATGAAATTTTCTGCATATCAGCTTGATGAGAATTGAGGTGTTTGCAGTGTCTGCTATAGGCTGAGCAATGTCCAAACCGTTAATGGCATGTGGTAATGGGCTAAACCTGTATCGGTGGGACTCAGAAGAGCTGATTTGTTTCAGGCACTGTGTTGTATGAACTGGTTTCATGGTCTTTTTGAGGGCAACTGGTATGTTATAGAAGAGCTAGGCTCATAGCTCGGTGCTGCCAAGAGTCTGAGGTCCTGGTACAACTGCTTCCTCCTCAGTTACGCGGGCCTGTGCCAGCTTTGTTGCTCATCAGAGGCATTGCAGAAACAGCTCGGCTCGCTAAGCTAGCAGAAGATCACTGCTTCTTAACCAGGTTAGCGTTCGCTGTGCTGGCAAGTTGAGTCATTTCAGTGATGGATCACAAGTGGGCAGCCAAGGTGCAGAAAGGGCTGGTGTGGATCAGTCTGAACCGTGCTGAATGGCAGCCTCTACATCTTCCTTATGCAATGTACGTGTGTTGATATTTAAGattgctgttaattttttttttcctctgctttttaaacataTCTTGTCTACTTAATGAGATCCTTTGAGAAAGAGTACTAAACATAGAGACATTGTTGCATTATCCCCTCTTTGGAACTGTGCTTCGTCTGATAAATTTGCAGTTcaggaaagattatttttcaagaaagctGCTGGGATTAATGCCATTCATCAATTGCACATGCATAAAACCACCTGACAGTTTTAAAACCTGTTAAAAGGCATtctagttaatttttctttatcagaaatatttgagCTGGGTTTATGGGTTTCCTAGCACTGTTATTTCATGCTAATTTCTCCTTCTTAAGCATGGGCATGCTTGGAGATCTGAGGTTATAAATGGACATGGCTGCATACGATAGTGGAGGGCTGGACCTCGGAGCATCTTCATGAGAGAGTGCAGCTCGCCCAGAGATGAGGCCAGACACAGCTTCTAGAGTAAGAGTAGCTGGTGATGTCTGGGAGCACTCTATCTTCTCTTTTCTGGAAGACTGCTGTTTGTCGTTCCTCCAGCCTCTAAGAGGCCTGTTTGGCTGCCACAGACATCATGGAGACTCGTGTCCTAAATCTGTGTTCCAGAGTCTGCTTGAGTACTTATTTTGAGTGAAAGAATATAACCGAGAGCTCCATGGAAAGGTGATCTTTCTAATGAAAGGCTCTTGCTCTTCAgaacttaaaaacaaatatcCAAGGAGAAAGGACCATCAAGATCGTGATGGGCagtctgctgcttttgcaggctTCCTTGGTATAGATACCTACTTCAAAAAACTTTGTGGTATTCATTCTACATACGTATGGACACAAAACATTTCCTAATACCCAGCAAAGTTTATAATCAATAGTAAAAGATCAAAAGCTTTCTCTACAATATaacacaggaaagaagaaatgtttcactTTAAGGAGCCCAAGTATGTTGATCACAAAGTTCAGCTGTTTCGTTGGGGTGAGCTGGAGGTGGCAACGTGGTTGTGCTGTCAGAAGCTTTCATGCAAACTGGTAGTTTGCTCTACAACAGAACAGTAAGCATGAAAACGGTGGCCTTTGCTCAGACCTAAATTTGGACCTAATGAAAAAGGTGCAGATTAACATGAAGAGAAATTTAAATGCAGACAATTATTTTGTCTGATGATCTTCTGGAAACATGATTTAAACTTAAAATAATCTATAGTCAAATAATACATAATAGGTAATTgcatctctctcttctttccttttcaggtgGCTATGGTAGAAGTTCAGCTAGACGTGGAACATGACTACCCTCAAGGTCTCTTGATAGCCTTCAGTGCCTGCACTACTGTCCTTGTCGCAGTTCATCTTTTTGCACTCATGATAAGTACCTGCATTCTTCCAAATATAGAGGCTGTTAGCAACGTGCATAATCTCAACTCCGTAAAGGAATCTCCTCATGAGCGTATGCATCGGCACATTGAGCTTGCATGGGCATTTTCTACTGTCATTGGGACTTTGCTCTTTCTTGCAGAGGTGGTGCTACTGTGTTGGGTGAAGTTTCTtcctttaaagaagaaaactgataaTCCTCTCCAGAGCAACAGTTCTACCATCACATCAGGACAGGCAGCAGCCATTGCATCAACATCTATTATGGTTCCCTTTGGATTGATTTTCATTGTGTTTGCAGTCCACTTCTACAGGTCACTGGTGAGCCATAAAACAGACAGGCAATTTCAAGAACTGAATGAACTTGCTGAATTTGCACGGCTCCAGGATCAGCTGGATCACAGAGGTGATACTATCTCCTCTGCTGTTACCCATTTTGCGTGAACCAGTgctcaaagaaaataaacccactATTCTGCTTCTGCCTTGTTATGTTGACTCTCCTGTGGATGAACTGGTTGAACTGTTGATTACCATTTAAAGAGAGATTATAAATGTTGTTCTAACcctttagagaggaaaaaaaatgttgtttctttcATAAAACTTTGGCTATCTGACATCTGGAGGAACGGATGGTGGGATATGCCTGCACTGCACGTGCATCCCTCCTCTTGTGAGCACTCTCTAGATTGCTTCTTGTTAATGCTGAATGGTGGCTGTAAAAATACATGGGAAATAACATTGTAAATTTGGGTATTTGTTAGGGATGGATAGagaagcttgcttttttccctctctttatTTGATGTTGGCATTTACTAGAAGATATTGCTTGTCCGATCCATATTGCATGGCATGATACAAATTACTTGGGATATGCAGCAATTAGCACTCGGTTTCAGTGCTAGCGCTGTTCTCTCTAGAAAGCCTGACAGATGGTAAAAGTGAAAGCTGTCCCACCACTTTCCCCAGTATGTTTTGCTGCCAAGTAATTATTACTTTACTGATTTCCCCAGCGCCTTTTTCCCGTGGCAGTTACACATTTTATAACTCGCTAAACACCCATCACTAGTCTTACTGCGATGTGGTATGGCCACATGAGTAGGAATGAGACTCTACTCTACTCTtccttggaagaaaataaaagcaataactGTTTTAAAGTTCTCACGAGCTGGCACATATTATCTGGAGAGATAGATTTGCCTGTTTCCCATTTAggaatcttttttaaaaagaaggaactAGATGGAAATTATCactggataattttttttgcttgaaaatcAGAACCactgctgtttttttctccaagcCAAAGTAGTaattattttgtacttttatattaaaaaatatatttttaataaatcctCAGATACAAGCAGCAAAAGGTGCTTTCTCTGCATTGGATTCCCAAGTAATTAGCTATGCCTTGGTCTTCCTTGTTTAGAAAAAGTCTTCTCCTTGCTGAGGTGTTGTATTTAATAACTTGTTATACATTTTTTTGCTTCCAAAGGATCTGGAAGACTACTTTTCTCTATGTAGATTTATTTATGGAAGCAGGTTATTTGTAATTAATATTGCTGCTTACTTTCAGACATGTCTGTGACAGCGACGCTACtgtgtcattttttatttcctctttaaacAAAACCTTCCATTTGGTCTCTTAGACAAGAGGTTTGTCCAAGAAGGATTGCAGCAGTTGTCCTGGGCTGCTCTGGTCATTTTAGCTATGTCTAGAAGTGGAATTTTTGGGAATGCAGTTCTTCTATGGAGCAGCTTTGGGCTTTAATGGGtaaaagctgggtttttttgaacacaGAGACAAGTTTCAAGTCTAATGGGACAAAACTTGACCTCCCTACCATAGCTAACACTGTGGAATAGAAACCTGGGATTTTGAAATTAGACAGGCGCGAACGTGACGATACGGTGGAGCTGTACCCAACTGAGCCTGGGCTGACCGTGGTCTCTTGCACCCAACCTCCTTCTCAGGTTATCCCAGTGTATTTATAAACCACAGGATGTGGCTATGGAGTTAGGGTGGCAGAGTCTGGTTTTACTACTGAAGCAGCTTCATGAAACAAATGGGACTGATTTCTCATGTCAGCACCACTGCAGTGGAAAACATTGATGAGGTTACCCATGGTGCGTGTGTATTCTAAAAAATAACCATAAAAATacctgctgggctggggtggggttttttcgcAGCATTCTCGCAGGGGTGTACTTGGTTcacaagcagaaaacagctttccaCTTGCTGTTTTCACAAGTCCTTCTGGCATACAGAGGCCAAACTGGATTTTGTCTACCTCTGCCATTATGTTATGCTTCAAATATATTCTGTTGGTGATGTAAATCTGCTGATGGTGAGAATTGTGAGTACAGCCCCACAAGTGTTCATTTATGGAGCACTGGAAGGATTAGGTTAAGTAAAGGCATTAACGAAGCAGCATTCCAAAACATGAAATCTTGGTAGTAggcacaaaatgtattttcccatCCTTTACTGGAATGCTAGTCCTGTCTTGGGGAAAAAGGCTGTTAAAAACCCTCAGTAAAGGAGGAAAACCTGACTCAATATTCACACTAGACCAAATGGTTGAAAGGGTGCTGTCAGGCTTTAAAATGACACTTCTGTCCATAAATTGTGCGTTTATGATGTTATTTTGAATGAAGtccagaaaatacattttccaagtttgttttgtaaaattacATGCAGTCCTGGATAACTAACTGagtttctctttattttgtgGATCTTTTACAAAGTGACAGAGAagtgtgagggtttttttttgttttaagaaatacagaattagaAGCTGGTGGGACAACCttgtttttaactttcttaAGCTGGTAGGTTCTGAGCTAATGGCGCTGTGAttacagctgcttttctgactATTTTCTGCACTTTAAGCCATGATATCGAGtatgtttctcattttccacCTGTGGAAATGATTGTGAATGTTACACCTTGGGCACAGTCTCATAACTCTGTGCCAGAGGCAGtaaccaaacccaaacacatgGATCTAAACATTGAGTGcacttaaaatttgttttttatcCCTTATTTATACTAATGGTATTATGCATTTACCTCAAGCATTGTATATCACTTATTTAgatataaaatactttaatgaaataaaatatactcAATTGTTGCTGATTATTTGTTATCTAGAGGCCTAAAATATGCTTATTTTCTCTAGATCCCTTATCTCTTCAGCTATGGCATGCTAATCCTACCTGCATATTTCTGAGGATCTCTTAAACGCTTTCAGTTACTCATTTCGGTCATAACATGAAGATAAAATTTCCTGTTCGCGCAGACTGGTATAAAGAATATAACATAGTTGacatgcttttcttcctgtcagCACTGCTTAAATCTTGGGACTAAGTATGAGGTGTTGTTGCTGAGTGCTTAAATAGAAAAGCAGGTTATCTTTCAgcctagaaaacacaaagggACCAAATAAACTGCAAATAAGAGGCAGTCGAAGCACAGCATCAATGGGGTGAGCTGATGGCTCCCTCGCctgcagtttgttttcagcagccagctgctgtgctgccttcTTCCCATCTATGCGGGTGATGCTCAGCGGTGCCCCGCGGAGCAGAAGCCCCACAGCTCTACGTGGCTGGCACGTTGTCCTTGCATTGGGTAGAAACAATGCAGGgccggggagggctgggggagcagagccagcGTGAGACCTGGTGCTTGGCATTCTCGGGGTCAGGGGGAGAACCAGCGTCATGTTATGGGAAATGCAGAGAGAGCAAGTAAAGctgtattaataaaaatattaattgaaacATGATCTGTTATAACTTCAAAAGCTATCTTGGGTCACAGGGATGTATCGGGCCAAGTTTGGGGGGAGAGGACAATTATTTGACTGTACTTTTCTAGGGCTTTGGTTTTATAAGATATAGGAAAACCTGCTTCTTCCCTAAGGCAAGGTGAAAGACCTTTATGCCAACAGGACTGCTCATTCTTTACAGGAGGAATAAGTCAGAGGAGCTGGGCAAAGTCACTGTCTGTCTTCCACTGTTTTGCTGcttgtgctttttctcttttttttcttcttttttccttttccaaaataatgggggctggaggaggttTCTGAGCAAGGCCACCTGCAGAGTGAAGCATACATGGGCAGCCTGGAGGGAAAAGTGAGGCAGACCACGAAACGATACACCACAGTAGGGATTTGAGGCGTGAATAAGTAACCCAGGATCGTGTTTGTAtctcacatcttttttttttttttttttttccttcagcatccGGTTATTCATTTTGGCTGTCATCAAACATCGCCCAAGCCTCTGCTAAAACACCATCTGGATCGGCTAGTTCaatctaaataaaaagaatatcaATTGGTTATGCAGTGTAATTGAAGAAGCTTAAGGTTTTATAGATATTGATTACTTGAGCATTAACGGAGAATCTCCTGTGTGTTGGGGCTTCAGTTTacattgcagcctttcaattaCTGTTTTTGGAACGTTGCTATGCTTTCCTAATTTTGTTAGTGCGTTGAACATCACCTCATCTCCTTGAAATAGCTCTGCGTGGAGCAGACTGGTTCTCCTTTAACAAAATGCATTCTTAGACAAAACTGCCTTTGGTGTGTAGCCTGCTGGGTCTCACCTATGGTTTCTAAAGGTAAGTGCAGTAACCCTAGTGAGCATCAAAGGTCCCAGAAGGAAGCAGGAGACTGGAGTTGTGTAACCGGTGTGCACCTGGGTGCAGGTTCTTGCGAGAGGAGTGCCAAACCCCTGCCAGGCCCTTGCCATGTCACTGACCTGCTTTATGCCTGATGTTCTCGGTGGGGGGGGTGGTCATGTGGGGGGCGGTTCTCCCAGGCAGAAGACATCCAGCCTTCCATCTTGATAACGCTTTCTGAAGCCTTGGCTTCAATAATTATAACAGCAGCTATCCCAAGTCCACCATGTTGtgtttttccccatctctgcaGTCATATTCCAGGTTCTGCCTTGATGCAGCCCCATCATCTACA
Proteins encoded in this window:
- the ORAI1 gene encoding calcium release-activated calcium channel protein 1 — encoded protein: MSLNEHSMQALSWRKLYLSRAKLKASSRTSALLSGFAMVAMVEVQLDVEHDYPQGLLIAFSACTTVLVAVHLFALMISTCILPNIEAVSNVHNLNSVKESPHERMHRHIELAWAFSTVIGTLLFLAEVVLLCWVKFLPLKKKTDNPLQSNSSTITSGQAAAIASTSIMVPFGLIFIVFAVHFYRSLVSHKTDRQFQELNELAEFARLQDQLDHRGDTISSAVTHFA